A window of Loxodonta africana isolate mLoxAfr1 chromosome 3, mLoxAfr1.hap2, whole genome shotgun sequence genomic DNA:
ccaggttccagttattaatggatgtttgcacctgtttcttctcattttcagtcgtgctatatcagcaaatgaaggtcccaaagcttTGCTCCAGcgacatcattaaggctgactctactttgagaaggcagctcttccacagtcatcttttgagtggcttccaacctggggggctcaccttccagcactatatcagagaatgttctgctgctacacataaggttttcactggctaattcttttcagaagtagaatgctgtGCCTTCTtcacagtctgtcttagtctggaagctcagctgaaacttgtcctccatgggtgaccctgctggtatctgaatactggtggcatagctcccagcatcacagcaacaggcaagcccccacagtatgacaaactgacatagaAACATaggaaatatatataaatatgtgggTAAATCTAAATAATGATGACTTGTGGGTTTTTATATGCATGTAGAACTGAAATATCTGGCAATAAGAACGCAAAAGGCAAGAAggtttaaatgaaattaaagggTACCAGTGACCTTGCATTgtctggggatttttttttttaactgttagtTTATTTTAGACACCAATAAGTCCAGGATACATGCTGCAATCactgaaaaaaaagtatataaaacctTAATAAtctaataaagaagaaaataaagtaaaTGTACTTTATTAAACCAAAAGaaggaaaagtcagagaaaaaagtaaaaatatacaaTCAAAAAAACtcgccatcaattccaactcatagtgaccctttaggacagggtagaactgcccccctagggtttccaaagagtgcctggtggatttgaactgccgaccttcggttagcagccatagtacttaaccactgtaccaccagagtacAACTAGAGAGCAttagtgtcatgaattgaattatgtccccccaaaatatgtgtcaacttggttaggccatgattcccagtgttgcattgttgttctccattttgtgattgtaattttatgttaaagactgttaggatgggattgtaacacccttactaaagtcacatctTTGATCCAacctaaagggagtttcctggagTGCGGCCTGCACAGCCTTTTCCCTCTTAAGAGATACGAAGGATAGGGGAGGAAGCAGAGAGTAggaagctcataccaccaagaacgcagTGCCAGGAGTACAGCGTGTCCTTTGAAACCAACTTCCTGTTATGAAAAACTCCCAGTCCAGGGCAAAGATTAATGAGAAGGCTtactgagagagaaagctttcccccggagctgacaccctgaatttggacttctagcctagtagactgagagaaaataagtttctctttgctaATTccgttcacttgtggtatttctgttatagcagccctaaatgactaagacaattggTATAGTGATAAATTGAAATTGAATCAAACTAGCAATTTcatcaaatataaataaattaatattccAATGAAAATACAAAGATTAGAGTTTCATTATCCAGTAATGAAAGAAAAGCTTATATTTTAATAATCCTCCTGCTAGTGATAttaaaattatggataaaatatttaaacacaAACGCACACACAACTAATTGAAGGCGCTGGAGAGTGACCAAAGGCAGATAGAAATTGAATGTGAAATAACTCTGGAAATAAATGAGTCCCATTGGGTTATATTCACAAATACCTGTTTTTTCTCCTGAACAAACTCGCCAGTCTGCATGGCGCAATGAGATAGACATCAAGCAGAAATCAGAGCACTACTCCTCTTCAATATTTACTAGAAGTCCAAGCCAGTGCAATATGGCAacgaaaagaaataaaatacatagaaatcagAAAGTAAAACGATTTTTATTCTCAGGCAACATGATTGCATACAGAGAAAATCGCTTAAATTCTACAAAAAACTCTTAGGCGTAATAAGTAAATTTAGTAAGTTCATAGTATGCTGTCaatattcaaaaatcagttgtatttttttatttaagcaGCAACACATAGACAAAACTTAAATTAATatcatgtagaagaatatagaattaaccTAAAAGGCTTAAAAAATAAAGGCAACAAAATGTGGACAAGatatttacacagaaaattacaaaacacctAGGAGATAAATTCAAGAAGACCTGAATAAGTGAAGATACATAACATCTTCATGTATCAGaaaacagtatttttaaaatgtgcacTCTCTCCCAAATGGAACAATATTTACAACACAAtcctaatccaaataccaacaatctttttcatagcatttgtaaagttaattttaaaattgaTATGGAAATGAAAGGAccaaaacattttggaaaaaaaagaaatttggagGAATTTTGCTACATATTTTCAAGATTTACTGCAAAGCCAGGGTAATAGAGACTATGTAATATTGACATCAAGACAGACAAATAGACCAATTGAATGGATACGGAGTCCAGAAATTAACTGACACATCAcaatcaattgatttttgtaaaagacatcaattttatttaatgggaaaagaatagtcttttaATTAAAGGTGTAGaaaataactggatattcatgAACATGCACCCCAAGCTCACTTCATACTCCAACTTCAATTCTTGAGGAATTATAGACCGAAAACTAAATATACAATTATAAAGTTTTTGGAATAAAAAAGACATAGGGAAATACTCTTTAACCATTGGGTAAACAAAGATTTCTTTGACAGGAAACAAAGGTTACTAactatgaatgaaaaaaaaaaagatgaaattcaGATTATTAAAATTGAAAGTcattgttcatcaaaagacattgttaaaaaataaagtcagTCTACAATTTGGTAGAAAATATTATATAGTTCAAACAGTATGCACCCATAGTATATACAGCTCTCACAAATCAATCATGAAAGGCTACctaatgggcaaaatatttcaaTAGCCGACATGCAAAATAGACAAGTAAGTGAAAAAGTGTTTATCATTACTCGTAATCAGGGAAATACcatttaaaaccacaatgagatactacttgaTAGCCACTAGAAAGCCTAAAACTAATATACTGAGAATACTAAATGTTGGTAAAGATATAAAATAGCTGGAATTCATATATTACTGGTAAagaccagttgtcattgagttggtccTGCCTCATGGctgccccaggtgtgtcagagcagcactgtgctccacagggttttcagtggctgatttttcggaagtagatggtCATGTCTTTTGTcccaggtgcctctaggtggacgcAAAACACCAAACTTTTAATTAGCAGACATGTTACCATTTCAGCCACCCAGGGATGCATATCACGGGTAGGAATGGCCAATAGTACGGCCACCCTGGAAACAGGTTTGGAATTATCTTTTAAGTTTATACAAAGACGAAGATCCTCTTAATTGTAAATATATGTAGGTATCTATGGTATGATTTATTGAGAAgatgtatttcttttaaaaataatggtgTAAGTGCATGCACATGTGTACCTGTGTCTGTATGTATATGTCTGTTCTCAGTTAATTATTCCCATGTGGACATGTAGGACCATAAGAAAGGATATGTATGTTTAAAGAACATCCCTCCTTTCAGCAGCTTACTTGAATTGtaaaattttgttattgttgttaggtaccatcgagtcaattctgactcacagtgatcctatgtacaacagagtgaaacactgccctgtcttcagccatgcccacaatcgttgttatgtttgagcccattgttgcagccactgtgtcaatccatctctttgagggtcttcctctttttggttaaccctgtactttactgaacatgatgtccttctccagggaccgatctctcctgacaacatgtccaaagtatataagacctagttttgccatctttgcctctaagaagcattatcgttgtacttcttccaaaacagacttcttcatttttttggaagtccatggtacagATGATATTCatcaccaagaccacaattcaaagccatcaattcttctgtctctgttatttattgtccagcttttacatgcatatgattctattgaaaatagcatggcttgggtcaggagcacattagtcttcaaggtgagatcttagcttttcaacactttaaagaggccttttgcacaacatttgcccaatgcaatgcgtcttttgatttcttgactgctgtttccatgagtgttgattttggatccaagcaaaacaaaatccttgacaacttcaatctttctccattgatcatgatgttgcttaatggtccagttgtgaggatttttaatttcattatgttgaggcgtagtccatactgaaggctgtggcctttgatcttcatcattatgtgcttcaagtcctcttcactttcatcaagcaaggctgtgtcatctgcataatgtgggttgttaatgagtcttcccccaatcctgatcccccattcttcttcataaagggcagcttctcagattatttgctcagcatacagattgaataggtatggtgaaaggatacaaccctgactcacacccttcctgacttaaAAACACTCAGGATCCCCTTgctctatctgaacaactgcctcttgatctatgtacaggttcctcatgagcacacttaagtgttcctgaattcccattcttcccaatgttatccataatttgttatgatccgcacagtcaaatgcctttgcatagtcaataaaacacaggtaaacatctttctggtattctctgctttcagctaataTCCATCTTacattcagcaatgatatccctggttcagcaacctcttctgaatctggcctgaatttcttgcagttccctgttgatatactgctgcagctgcttttgaatgatcttcagcaaaattttacttgtttgtgatattaatgatattgttcgataatttctacattcagttgggtcacctttcttgggaataggcataaatatggatctcttcaagtcgattggccaggtagctgtcttccaaatttcttggcatagacaagtgagcactttcagcactacatccatttgttgaaacatctcatttcatattccatcaattcctggagcttgtttttccccaatgccttcagaccagcttctacttcttccttcagtaccatcgcttcctgatcatatgctgcctcctccaatggttgaacatccaccaattctttttggtataatgactccgagtattccttacatcttgttttgatgcttcttgcaccatttaatattttccccatagaatccttcactattgcaactcgaggcttgaattttttcttcagttctttcaccttgagaaatgccgagtgtgttcttcccttttggttttctatccccaagtctttgtgcatgtcattataggatttcattttgatttctccagctgccctttgaaatctgttcagttctttcacttcatcaattcttccttttgctttagcaacttgatgttcaagagcaagtttcagagtctgttctgacatccattttggtcttttctctctttcctgtctttttattgacctcttgctttctttatgtatgatatccttgatgtcattccacaactcatctggtctttggttattagtggtcaatgtgtcaaacctattcttgaaatgatctctaaattcagtttagagcaacttgaacttgaacttgcatatgagcaaccactggcctgttccacagtcggcaccCTGGCCTTGTAACATAAGCACTTATAAATCAAGCTACACAGCAGCACTAACTTTTCAAACctaaataaatattataatcTCCATTACTTTCTTAATGTGGGTTAGAACactcaaaaaaattaatttcagagTTGAACAAAAATGACAGGACCTTGAATTTTTGTCTGCTGATGGAGTAAGAAGAGCAGATGATACCCATGACGATGAGGCAGACACAGACCTTTTGTAGCCTTGGGATTTCCCTTTCTTCTGGACTATCCATGTTTAAGAAATATTCCGATTTCATGTAGAAACTCCCACTAATTCCAAAAGGCTGTTTATCTACCATGTTACTTAAAAAAGTGAAgtgaattagaaaagaaagaaggtcaCAGCATATGAAAGgataataaagtttaaaaatgttGTTTCCTAGAGTAGTCATGTCCAAGCTTCTTTCTTTCTCGAGCAAATGCAGTGATGACTATGATCTGATGCTGCTAATGAACTACCATTTATTGCATGCTAATTCTGGGTCAAGGCCCCTGAATGGCATAAATGGTTTGACTTCAACTACTATActgagaagtgaggatggtgagacttcacttcatagactttgGCATGTTttccggagggaccagtccctggcaaaggacatcatgcttggcaaattagagggtcagcaaaaaaaaggaagactctcaatgagatggattgacatagtggctgtgaTAATGGCATCAAATATTgcaatgattgtgaaaatggtgcaggaccaggcagtgtgtcgttctgtttgtacataggctccctacaagtcagaaccaactcaatggcacctaacaacaacaacaattcacatAAATGTtgttagtttgaatccactcagcagtaccatggaagaaagttctggtaatatgcttccataaagattacagccgagaaaaccctgtgtagcaattctactgtgtaacatatggcgttgccatgagttggaatcatctcaaccGCAAGaggttttttgcttgtttctttgtttaattCTGGGTCAGGATTTCTGCCAACAAAGTTACAGGCATTATTCAATTTTATacctaagacagatttgtgatCTAAATATTATTTTCCCTACTTTGCAGTAGAGAAAGTAAAATCCTGAAGGGTTAAATAATTTGTCCCCCAAATCaaagagtatttaaaaaaaataacatgggTTCAAAATAATATCAAAGTAATCTTTGATGTGATCCAAAATTCaggtaacagtgattgtgagagtCTGGTTATTGGGATCAAAGAAGAATAGAAAGGAACTAAAATTATGGCATAATATTGCTAAGAAAAGTAggattgaaaaagaaataaaatatttatcctATCTCAAAACATGTACTTTATTCAGGaagtgaaaagaaaattacaattgACCAAGTGATAGAAATCCCTGCCCAGTTTACAGACACAGAAGACATCAAGTGAATTATCTGATGGGACCAGGGGAGTGTGCCACTGTTCTTCCTTTGAAGTGCTGGGATCCTGGCAGAGCTGAGGACTGCCCTTTCTCAGTTACCTCCTGGAGAGTAGCAGTAAAAcagtgcaggaaaaaaaaaaaaaaaaaacaacttcagtTGCTGGGAATCATCACAGGAAGATCATGGACTAATGGATAGAGAAGCTGTGTCCATGACTGGCTTGAAAGAGAAGATGAAGGTGGAGTTGTGGAAGGAGTCTGAGCCAATTGTCCTTATCCTTTCATGATCCTGATGAGTCCTGAAGCTGTTACTTGCTCTTAGGAGGACACTTCTGCTGGCAGGGTTGGTATATCTGTGTAGGAGGGCATTTCTGCTGACATGGCTGAGGTGGGCATATTGGGGGTGGGCATGGCTCTGGGCACTTTGGAGGTGGACATGGCTCTGGGCACTTTGGAGGTGGACATGGCTCAGGGCACTTAGGTGTGCACACCACAGGAGGTGGTTGGCAGAGCTGCTTGCACTGCTGCTGTTGGTAAGACATCTTTCTGGAGCCTCTGGAAATCTGAAAGAAATTAGATAACAGTGTTCACAAGAAGGAACTTCTACAGACAGAGAAACCAGAGCTTATTTGATTCCACTGGATATCACCTCTCCAGTCTCTGAGATATGTTATTATCTCTTAACTCTGTTTTTTATCACAGTCTGTCTTCTCCTCTCTAGCCTGTTACTTCACTAGCTCTGGGAAAATTCTCTCTCTTCTAAAGCAGCAACTAACGATGTTTACATGAAAATAACATCTTCAAGAAAGCCAGTCACAAGTTCTGAAATCCTGAGCAACCTCATAAGGAATTCCTAGCATTATTTCTTACAAGGCATCAACACATGGGGAAAGAGCAAGCAACTGTTCAGGGAGAATTCAATGACTTTAGAAATCACAGCAGAATGGActcaaaaagaaatggaaaggaaaaaaaaaatattaccttGTACTCTTCTTCAAACCAAAGCTTTTCTATTAACTTCTTTTTCAGTCTACCAGAACCAAGTCAAAGCAGTATATCCTTGTATCATTATGCCCCAATTCACAATTTTCATCAATTAATGGCATAAACCCATAATGCTAACTTTCTTCACACCCAATTTTCTGTCTTCAGATTCAGTTCAAATATTTGATAGCAACCAATAAAcagaagaactcaagaaatcaGACTCACCAGGTTCTCCAAAGTAGATCGGGAATCAAGTATCAGGAGGATGCTAGCCTTGCAGCAGAGGACCTCTTTATATAAGGGATTGCTGCCCCACCCAGGGGGAAGTGGAGCTACCTAAAACTGGGCTGGTCCAAGAATTTCCTAACCAAATTAATTCCAACCCTAACTGGCTGGACAGGGACCCTAATAACAGGAAGCATCCTGCTTCCGGGTCTCCTCACTGGAATAAGTGTCCATGACTCAGAGGCCCTGCCTTAGGGACAGTTTCAGTAACTTACAACAGTGAGAGAATTTAGGGAATTCTCTAACTGGTCCCCAAAGGCTCTTTTTCTTGACTGAGGACAAGAGCCCTTTCTTATCCTTCACCTTCCCTGCATCACAAAACTGCCTTCCCTGTTCCACTTTAGCTGATTGTCAATTTGTTATATATTCTGGAGTGAAAAAAGCCTGACTACCTGGGAGCCTGGAAACCTTGTGACACCATTCTCATTACCCCAGtatcagttgccatccagtcagttccaactcatggcgaccccatgtgtcagaatacaactgtgctctatggggttttcaatggctgtgatccttCCGAAGTAGATAAGCAGGCGTGTCTTCCAAGGTACTGTTGGGTTGACTGaagctgccaacttttcagctaagcattcaaccgtttgtgccaccaagggactccactCATTACTCCAAACCGTCATTATAATGCATTTCCTCTTGATTCTATGGCTTGCTGATCTAAGTTTCCTTTCCTCCCTGAAAAATGGACTGCTGTAAGGCCCCAGATCATCTCCATAGCCTCCCACCAGTATACTTCCAAACTTTCAGCAAAATGGTGATCATTAGGGTCTTATTTTCACCTGCTTTGTGTCTTCAAATAGAAGACATAAAGCTGATTCCTAAGgccttggaaagcctggtggcttaggGGTTAAAGGCTACTGCTACTAACGGAAATTTGTCctttcaaaaccaccaggtgctccttggaaaccctatggggcaattctactctttcttatagggtcggtatgagtcggaattcattcaacagcaatgttttctttctttctttctttctttttttaaaggccTTTATAAAACCTGTACTACTTTGGGCCTCATGGGCTCCACTAGCACCACAGCATCACCTATTACAATTGAGATGCTCTAGCAGCTCAGTTCCTGGAACTACAACAGAAAGCAAGCTTTCTGAACATAACTCTCTCCTCACATTGTATACTAGGTTCTCCTGCATCACTTTACCCAATAAGAACTAAGAAGGTTGTTCATATTTTCTGTCATCCTACCCCTTTAGAAACACTGGAAAATCCAACCTAATAATCAGTGCCATTCACACAattaattttatatgtattttttacttATTAGTTATTTAAACTGTTTGATACAGAAATCATTGGTAGATTCAAGATGAAGGGTAAATCCTTTTATTAGAAACTCAGCCATTAAAATTAATTACCATTCATTTACACCTCTTTAAGCATTAATGATTATGTCATTataaattttacttaattttagGATTTGTCCATATTGAACACGGTGGGGTACATGTCAAGTAAACCAGTTTGGAGCTCTACTCTCCTCATACAATCTGGCAGTGTTCTAGAAAGAAGGAGAGATCTAAATGGAACCTGATGTCTGGTCCCAGTTCCATATTTGacaagctgtgtgaccatggGTAGGCTCCCTCTCCTCTCTTAGTTTGGACCTTTGTCTATGAACAGAGGAGAATAATACCTACCTCTTGGGATAGGAGGTAGGGGATGGCTGTACTGGGCCTTCTCTTAACTCTGTTCAAGCTTggattttcttctctttatttctttctttcttcccataGAAGCCCAGATTAGAACCATATTCTCCACCTCTATGAAGCTGCCTTTTCTACAGAAGCACCTTTCCTAGAGGTGCTTCTCTCCCGGGACAAACTGCAGGGTGGGATCCAGTCTCCTCAGTACTTTTCCTCCTTGATGTTTTCAAGAATATGTACTTGAATGCTTTTATCTTTTTAAACAAAAGTTCTCTTAGTCAGCACTTGAAGGAAATAGAAGTGAACAAAAGTCACAAGCATTCATTCAAAGACTAATTACTGAACCACACCTGTGTGATTCCCTCTGATGACCCCTACAATAGAGAACAGACACAGTCCTGTGCTGTGCGCAGTTAATGGGGAACACACACAGATATACGGGCCATTAGGGTGCACTGTTTCGTGCCCACACAGTGTTGGCAGCTGAATTCCAGGAAGCCGTGCCCTCTGCTTTTATCCTTTCCTCTTCTCCAGTTGGAATCTTCCTCCTTCCTGGCCCTTCCTTCTGCATCCAGGGCAGGACATGAGACACCAGCTAATGCCTTTCCAGATGTACAGACTCCCCGTTCCACCAATGAAGGGTGACCTCACAAAGATGCATTAAAGTCCTTAATGAAAAGCCTTTCAAAAATGTCTCATTTACCTACAAAGAAAAATTGCTAAAAGCAGTCACCTTTTTCTACCAGGGTCTCCCAATCAAGGTAGAAGGACCCCTCGTGTCACAGGAGATGGTCTAGGCACTGAAGAGAATAATGTAAATATTAAGTGTATACTTCTGTTAATTCTGTGCTACAAAATTATATAATTTGAATATTTCATCTTGTTTATGAtgaatcagattaaaaaaattaagtttgtATAAAGtgaatttaaagtaaaaatgttgaggaatttctatTTCATATGTGGTGTGTAGTTACTGTAAATATAGGAGTTATCTATGGGAATAACTAAAATTTGGGAAACAGTGCCCCAATATGTTCTCTAACCCTGgaaaaatggttttatttttgcctttcagAGCCTTACCTCATACACTCTTGTGCAGTTTCTCCCTTCAGTCCTAAGTGTGAGCTATCTTCAGGCACTGAAACCTTACTTTTTGTGCCATGGCTGGTGAATAAAGTTACAACATTGGAATTATGTTACTGCAGTCTGTGGGGACACTTTGTTGGTGGGTGTCATGATGTCCCTATGTCACTGCCTAGCACTTCTCTACACTGCAAGtaaacaaggaaaaaacaaatccagtgccatggagttgattccaactcatggctacccaatagaacagagtactgccccagagggtttccaaggctgtaaaacttcatggaagcagactgccacatctttctcccaaggagtgatgggtgggtttgaaccagtgaccttttggttagtagctgagcactaacTGGTACATggtggtatattttttttttttcaagaacaaAATACCTGGTTTAAATAGCACAAAACCAATTAGAAATATAAGAGACTATCTTGACTCCCACCATCATGTGAGAGTACATTTGTGGAGAAGAGAGAGGATCAGAGCACTAAGGTCTATAATCTGCAAGGTGGGGGGTGGAGCGGGAAATGAATCTGGGCTGATTTTATATGTCTACTTTCTCTCATTCTCTTTCCAAATAGATTTTAGGTCTTTAAAAGACAGTGGTTTTTGGTTTGCATGTTTGTGATCTATCTTCTTAAACTCTCCATTCTCCTCAACCTACCACATTATCCTCCCACACTTAATACATAGATTTTATCTACTAATTGAACACATGTTGCTAACTGAAGATATATATTGTCAATGGATTTAGTGAttagtcttttcatttatttttaccccTTCCTAATATCATTGGGACTGACAGAATGTTATGCATTAAACATTTAAAGTGATTTTGGTAGAATTTCCTTGCCTGGGCCAAATGATCAGGAAGTTTTCAAgaatatgactttataattggagaagaaggaagacaaggagaaggaggaagaagaaaaaaaggaagaggagatTCTCAGAACCTCTGAAGTTTTCACCAGCTATGCTCTAGAGAATGCAGGAGTCCTGAATCAACCCAGCATCATGTCCCTGGCTTAAGCAGGGCTGTCCCTGGATTCCCAGGACTGTCATTCATCCTACCAGGAAGGAAGGGCTTTTGGCCGAGATCACCACTGACCATGACCTGACTATGACCATCAGGGGTAGAGCCATCACTTTGGTACCCGAGGCCAGGTATATGTAAACTGGGTCATCACCAAATTGTTCATTTAGATTATTACACATGCTAGGTACTTCAGAGGTTAAAGAGAAAGAACTGTACTCAACAGGTCACTTTCTATTCCCCATAGTCTCACATCACATCCAAAACATAAGTCCTTAGAGAAATGTCTGATTTCTACCACACAAATTGAGAATCAGATGCCCAAATGGGACTGTAGCACCAGATAGACCAGTTTTGGTTACACCTTGGAGACTCTTCCATCTGAGAACACCCCTCCCAGAGGCTCATGGCAGTGCAGACGCTAATGTCACTGCAGGTCTGAAGCCACCAACATCTCAAGGAAGAGTCACTATATAGGGTGTGGAAGTAAGATGGAATATTCAGAGTTGCTCACAGGTCAGCTACATGAGCAGCTGTCACAACATGAAGAGCTGTGCCTGCTGATTCACGTTTCCCTGACTTTGAACATCCAAGACCTGAGACATGAGATACAGCACGCTGTAACACttcacccacacacacatacacatgtcttatctatctgtctgcctgtctttctgtctatcatctgtctgtctatcatttatctatctatcatctgtttttctatctatcatctgtcatctctccatcatctatctatctgtctgtctgtctacctatcatatatctacctacct
This region includes:
- the LOC111751943 gene encoding small proline-rich protein 2E-like, whose product is MSYQQQQCKQLCQPPPVVCTPKCPEPCPPPKCPEPCPPPKCPEPCPPPICPPQPCQQKCPPTQIYQPCQQKCPPKSK